The following proteins are encoded in a genomic region of Mycolicibacterium confluentis:
- a CDS encoding energy-coupling factor ABC transporter permease, whose protein sequence is MHMSDGIVNAPTSVIFGVIAVVAIGFSARRASAELDERTVPLAGLVAAFIFAVQMVNFPILPGVSGHLLGGALAAILVGPYTGALCIAIVLVVQSLLFADGGVTALGTNITNMAVIGVAAGYGTAVLLMSVLGRRGDTGTGRLGVVAFIAALVGTVCAAMGFVVQYAFGGAASASLGAVFGYMLGTHVLIGIGEGIITALTVVAVARSRPDLVYLLRRNADRVEVAA, encoded by the coding sequence ATGCATATGAGCGACGGCATCGTCAACGCCCCCACCTCAGTGATCTTCGGCGTCATCGCCGTCGTGGCGATCGGATTCAGCGCCCGGCGCGCCAGTGCCGAACTCGACGAGCGCACCGTGCCGTTGGCGGGTCTGGTCGCGGCGTTCATCTTCGCCGTCCAGATGGTGAACTTCCCGATCCTGCCGGGGGTCAGCGGCCATCTGCTCGGCGGCGCACTCGCCGCGATTCTGGTCGGGCCCTATACGGGCGCACTGTGCATCGCGATCGTCCTGGTGGTCCAGAGCCTGCTGTTCGCCGACGGCGGTGTGACCGCTCTGGGCACCAACATCACCAACATGGCCGTGATCGGCGTCGCCGCGGGATACGGCACCGCGGTGCTGCTGATGTCGGTGCTGGGCCGCCGCGGCGACACCGGTACCGGTCGCCTCGGAGTCGTGGCGTTCATCGCTGCTCTGGTTGGAACAGTCTGCGCGGCAATGGGGTTCGTGGTCCAGTACGCATTCGGCGGGGCGGCCAGCGCGTCGCTCGGGGCGGTGTTCGGGTACATGCTCGGCACGCACGTGCTGATCGGGATCGGTGAGGGCATCATCACTGCGCTGACGGTGGTGGCCGTCGCGCGGTCGCGGCCCGACCTGGTGTACCTGCTGCGGCGCAACGCCGACCGGGTCGAGGTCGCGGCATGA
- the cbiQ gene encoding cobalt ECF transporter T component CbiQ yields the protein MGAGHSHPLYRDGHSAVHRAPGEVKIVCLVVFLLAVVATPRDMFWPYAIYAGIVVAVWRWAHIPLHWVLPRMLIEAPFVVLAVLLPFAEGGERVEVAGLHLSVAGLWAAWGIVVKGTLGVAAALTVAATTTARQLPLALARLGVPALVTSMLVLMLRYIDVLAAEAARMRMARISRGDSPRTLHQAGAIAKSVGVLFLRSYERGERVYLAMLSRGFDGRVPDLAGVGAGARATTNQWVFALLPAAGAVVVAAAAWGLR from the coding sequence GTGGGGGCGGGGCACTCCCATCCGCTCTACCGTGACGGGCACTCGGCGGTGCATCGGGCGCCGGGGGAAGTCAAGATCGTCTGCCTCGTGGTCTTCCTGTTGGCCGTCGTGGCCACGCCGCGAGACATGTTCTGGCCGTATGCGATCTATGCCGGCATCGTCGTCGCGGTGTGGCGCTGGGCGCACATCCCGCTGCATTGGGTGCTGCCGCGCATGTTGATCGAGGCGCCGTTCGTGGTCCTGGCGGTACTGCTGCCGTTCGCCGAGGGCGGGGAGCGCGTCGAGGTGGCCGGCCTGCACCTGTCGGTTGCGGGCCTGTGGGCCGCGTGGGGCATCGTCGTGAAGGGCACGCTGGGTGTGGCGGCCGCGCTGACCGTCGCGGCGACCACCACCGCTCGCCAGCTTCCGCTGGCGCTGGCCAGGCTCGGGGTGCCTGCCCTGGTCACGTCTATGCTCGTGCTGATGCTGCGCTACATCGATGTGCTGGCGGCCGAGGCCGCTCGAATGCGGATGGCGCGCATCTCCCGCGGGGACTCTCCGCGCACCCTGCATCAGGCCGGCGCCATCGCCAAGAGTGTCGGCGTGCTGTTCCTGCGCTCCTACGAGCGCGGTGAGCGCGTGTATCTCGCCATGCTGTCGCGCGGTTTCGACGGCCGGGTGCCCGACCTGGCCGGTGTCGGCGCGGGTGCGCGCGCGACCACGAACCAATGGGTCTTCGCACTGCTGCCCGCCGCGGGTGCCGTCGTCGTCGCGGCAGCGGCCTGGGGGCTGCGATGA
- a CDS encoding FadR/GntR family transcriptional regulator: MTAVPDPTVAGCEAGDALLRPVRLGNAFEDTVGRLLQTIRLGVLAPGESLPPERELAARLGVSRDTVREAIKSLAEAGYLVSRRGRYGGTFLAQPLPAHPGPGERVTREEIDDALRLREILEVGGARMAAARTLTAVERETLWSRLSDVRDAAGEDYRRLDSRLHLAIAEAAGAPSLVPLVAENRMRLNALLDRIPLLRQNLTHSDEQHQAIVIAILAGDADAAAEAMRAHVAGSSALLHGFLD, from the coding sequence ATGACTGCGGTGCCAGACCCCACGGTCGCCGGCTGTGAAGCCGGCGACGCACTGCTGCGCCCCGTCCGCCTCGGCAATGCCTTCGAGGACACCGTCGGCAGGCTGCTGCAGACGATCCGGCTCGGAGTGCTGGCCCCGGGGGAGTCGCTGCCGCCCGAGCGCGAGCTCGCGGCCCGACTCGGCGTCAGCCGCGACACGGTCCGGGAGGCCATCAAGTCGCTGGCCGAGGCGGGCTATCTGGTGTCGCGGCGAGGACGCTACGGCGGCACCTTCCTGGCGCAGCCGCTGCCCGCCCACCCGGGCCCCGGGGAGCGGGTCACGCGCGAGGAGATCGACGACGCGCTGCGGTTGCGGGAGATCCTGGAGGTCGGGGGCGCCCGGATGGCCGCGGCGCGCACCCTGACCGCGGTCGAGCGGGAGACCCTGTGGTCCCGGCTGTCCGACGTCCGCGACGCCGCCGGAGAGGACTACCGGCGGCTGGACTCCCGACTGCACCTCGCGATCGCCGAGGCCGCTGGAGCGCCGTCGTTGGTGCCGCTGGTGGCCGAGAACCGCATGCGGCTCAATGCCCTGCTCGACCGGATTCCGCTGCTGCGCCAGAACCTCACCCACTCGGACGAGCAGCACCAGGCGATCGTGATCGCGATCCTGGCCGGCGATGCCGACGCGGCGGCCGAGGCAATGCGCGCGCATGTCGCGGGATCTTCAGCGCTTCTGCACGGATTCTTGGACTAG
- a CDS encoding aldehyde dehydrogenase family protein encodes MSSATTTVINPATEEVLRTVERLDVAAVDDAVARARDAQRRWARRAPAERAAALRDFAAAVDAHVGELAALEVANSGHPIGAAEWEAGHVRDVLQYYSASPERLSGRQIPVAGGLNVTFHEPLGVVGVITPWNFPMPIAAWGFAPALAAGNAVLVKPAEWTPLTTLRIAELAAESGLDPDLFQVLSGQGSVVGERFVTHPDIRKVVFTGSTEVGTQVMAGAARQVKRVTLELGGKSANIVFDDCDLERAAATAPYGVFDNAGQDCCARSRILVQRSVYDRFMELLEPAVAGVVVGDPAQRETEMGPLVSKAHLASVAAYVPDDAPVAFRGSAPSGAGFWFPPTVLTPDRSARTVTEEIFGPVVVVLPFDDEADAIALANDTEYGLSGSIWTDNLSRALRVSRAVEAGNLSVNSHSSVRYSTPFGGFKRSGLGRELGPDAPEHFTETKNVFFAITESE; translated from the coding sequence ATGAGTTCTGCGACAACGACAGTGATCAACCCGGCGACCGAGGAGGTGCTGCGCACCGTCGAACGTCTCGATGTGGCCGCGGTCGACGACGCCGTCGCGCGGGCCCGGGACGCGCAGCGCAGATGGGCGCGGCGCGCACCCGCCGAACGGGCCGCCGCACTGCGGGACTTCGCCGCCGCCGTGGACGCCCACGTGGGCGAACTCGCGGCACTCGAGGTGGCCAATTCCGGGCATCCGATCGGTGCGGCCGAATGGGAGGCCGGGCACGTCCGCGACGTGCTGCAGTACTACTCGGCCAGTCCGGAACGGTTGTCGGGCAGGCAGATCCCGGTGGCCGGTGGCCTGAATGTGACGTTCCATGAACCGCTGGGTGTGGTCGGCGTCATCACGCCGTGGAACTTCCCGATGCCCATCGCGGCGTGGGGTTTCGCCCCGGCCCTGGCGGCGGGCAACGCAGTGCTGGTCAAACCCGCGGAGTGGACGCCGTTGACCACGTTGCGGATCGCCGAACTGGCGGCCGAATCGGGTCTGGACCCCGACCTGTTCCAGGTGCTTTCGGGTCAGGGATCGGTGGTCGGTGAACGCTTCGTGACCCACCCGGACATCCGCAAGGTGGTGTTCACCGGGTCCACCGAGGTGGGCACCCAGGTCATGGCCGGCGCGGCCCGACAGGTCAAACGCGTCACGCTCGAACTCGGCGGCAAGAGCGCCAACATCGTGTTCGACGACTGCGACCTGGAACGTGCCGCCGCCACCGCGCCGTACGGGGTGTTCGACAATGCGGGTCAGGACTGCTGCGCACGCAGCCGGATCCTGGTGCAGCGCAGCGTCTATGACCGCTTCATGGAACTGCTCGAACCCGCGGTCGCCGGCGTTGTCGTCGGAGATCCCGCCCAGCGGGAGACCGAGATGGGCCCGCTGGTGTCCAAGGCGCACCTGGCGTCGGTGGCCGCCTATGTCCCCGACGACGCACCCGTGGCGTTCCGCGGGTCGGCCCCCTCGGGTGCGGGGTTCTGGTTCCCGCCCACGGTGCTGACCCCCGACCGCTCGGCCCGCACCGTCACCGAGGAGATCTTCGGGCCCGTCGTGGTGGTGCTGCCGTTCGACGACGAGGCCGACGCGATCGCCCTGGCCAACGACACCGAATACGGCCTGTCGGGGTCGATCTGGACCGACAACCTCTCGCGCGCCCTGCGGGTCTCCCGGGCCGTGGAGGCCGGCAACCTCAGTGTCAACTCGCATTCGTCGGTGCGGTACTCGACACCGTTCGGCGGCTTCAAACGGTCCGGGCTGGGGCGTGAACTCGGCCCCGACGCACCCGAACACTTCACCGAGACCAAGAATGTCTTCTTCGCGATTACGGAGAGTGAATAG
- a CDS encoding ArsR/SmtB family transcription factor, with translation MADQSVVERASSALVDVDTSGWAQRFDLLSDPHRLEILLSLHRAPGICVSDLATALGRSENAVSQALRVLRQQGWVSSTRVGRSVCYRLEDHTVHDLLHWIGARHS, from the coding sequence ATGGCTGATCAGTCGGTGGTCGAGCGGGCGTCGTCGGCGCTCGTCGATGTCGACACGAGCGGGTGGGCCCAGCGTTTCGACCTGCTGTCGGACCCGCATCGCCTTGAGATTCTGCTGAGCCTGCACCGCGCACCGGGGATCTGCGTCAGTGATCTGGCCACCGCGCTGGGCCGCTCGGAGAACGCGGTGTCGCAGGCCCTGCGGGTGCTGCGGCAGCAGGGCTGGGTGAGCAGCACCCGGGTCGGGCGGTCGGTCTGCTACCGCCTCGAGGATCACACCGTGCACGACCTGCTGCACTGGATCGGTGCCCGGCACAGCTGA
- a CDS encoding alpha/beta hydrolase: MTAWETDVLPGYHQHTLELGADPDGEGDLYATLVRRGSAAPAAHAVLAVHGYTDYFFNTELAEWFGARGFAFYALDLHKCGRSWREGQTPHFTTDLARYDTELQRALEIIARETGGAPVCVYGHSAGGLIVTLWLDRLRQRDLTATLGVGALVLNSPFFDLHGPAILRAAPTRAALRALARVRKTRVARRPTQGGYGTSLHRDYAGEFDYNLAWKPVGGFPITFGWISAVRRAQASLHRGLDVGVPNLILRSDRSVPEAQGDPDAIARGDAVLDVRQIARWAGCVGDHTTVAPITDAKHDVFLSLAQPRAQAYLELDEWLQRRVTGTHQSDTRQAGSNSSNRRQG, encoded by the coding sequence GTGACGGCATGGGAGACCGACGTCCTGCCCGGCTACCACCAGCACACTCTCGAACTGGGTGCTGACCCCGACGGCGAGGGTGACCTCTACGCCACGCTGGTCCGGCGTGGTTCGGCAGCACCCGCGGCGCACGCAGTGCTCGCGGTGCACGGCTACACCGACTACTTCTTCAACACCGAACTGGCCGAGTGGTTCGGCGCGCGCGGTTTCGCCTTCTACGCGCTGGACCTGCACAAGTGCGGCCGGTCCTGGCGGGAGGGCCAGACCCCGCACTTCACCACCGACCTGGCCCGCTACGACACCGAACTGCAGCGTGCGCTCGAGATCATCGCGCGCGAGACCGGCGGGGCTCCAGTGTGCGTATATGGGCATTCGGCGGGTGGCTTGATCGTCACGCTGTGGCTCGACCGCCTCCGGCAACGGGACCTCACGGCCACGCTGGGCGTCGGCGCGCTGGTGCTCAACAGCCCGTTCTTCGATCTGCACGGCCCGGCGATCCTGCGGGCGGCGCCTACGCGGGCCGCACTGCGCGCGCTGGCGCGGGTCCGCAAGACTCGGGTGGCGCGCAGGCCGACCCAGGGTGGCTACGGCACATCGCTGCACCGGGATTACGCCGGCGAGTTCGACTACAACCTGGCGTGGAAGCCCGTGGGCGGATTCCCCATCACGTTCGGCTGGATCAGTGCGGTGCGTCGCGCGCAGGCCAGCCTGCACCGCGGGTTGGATGTCGGGGTGCCCAACCTGATCCTGCGATCCGACCGCAGCGTCCCGGAGGCTCAGGGCGACCCGGACGCCATCGCCCGGGGGGACGCGGTACTCGACGTGCGTCAGATCGCGCGGTGGGCGGGGTGCGTGGGTGACCACACCACGGTCGCGCCCATCACCGACGCCAAGCACGATGTGTTCCTGTCGCTCGCGCAACCGCGGGCGCAGGCCTACCTCGAACTCGACGAGTGGCTGCAGCGCAGGGTGACGGGCACCCACCAGAGCGACACCCGCCAGGCGGGCTCGAACTCCTCCAACAGAAGACAGGGCTGA
- a CDS encoding energy-coupling factor ABC transporter ATP-binding protein: MTPDGVRVTGLRHVYPDGHVALGGVDLTVDAGERVAVLGPNGAGKTTLMLHLNGVLTATSGSVEIAGITVARNTLRDVRRRVGLVFQDPDDQLFMPTVAQDVAFGPANFGVSGAELSQRVATALELVAMTEHAERSPAHLSLGQKRRAALASVLACEPGILVLDEPSANLDPVARRELAHTLSGLPATMLIVTHDLPYAAQLCRRAVVIDDGVVVADGPMPEILGDAALLAAHRLELPWGFDLSAALR; encoded by the coding sequence ATGACCCCGGACGGCGTCCGGGTCACCGGACTGCGCCACGTCTATCCCGACGGCCACGTCGCACTCGGCGGGGTCGACCTCACGGTGGACGCCGGTGAGCGGGTCGCGGTGCTCGGACCCAACGGTGCGGGCAAGACCACGCTGATGCTGCACCTCAACGGGGTGCTGACCGCGACGTCGGGCAGCGTGGAGATCGCCGGGATCACCGTGGCGCGCAACACCCTTCGCGACGTCCGCCGCCGCGTCGGATTGGTCTTCCAGGACCCCGACGACCAGCTGTTCATGCCCACCGTCGCCCAGGACGTCGCATTCGGGCCTGCGAACTTCGGCGTCTCCGGCGCTGAACTGAGCCAGCGCGTGGCCACGGCGCTGGAACTCGTCGCCATGACCGAACACGCCGAGCGCAGTCCCGCACACCTGTCGCTGGGCCAGAAGCGGCGGGCCGCGCTGGCCTCGGTGCTGGCCTGTGAGCCCGGCATCCTGGTGCTCGACGAACCGTCGGCCAACCTCGACCCGGTCGCGCGCCGCGAATTGGCGCACACGCTCTCAGGACTGCCCGCCACGATGCTGATCGTCACGCACGACCTGCCGTACGCCGCGCAGCTGTGCCGGCGGGCGGTGGTGATCGACGACGGCGTGGTGGTCGCCGACGGTCCGATGCCCGAGATCCTCGGCGACGCAGCGCTGTTGGCGGCGCATCGCCTCGAACTGCCCTGGGGATTCGACCTCTCGGCGGCGCTGCGCTGA
- a CDS encoding 3-oxoacyl-ACP reductase, with translation MTRVDLTQRLAGKVAVVTGGASGIGLASARRMQDEGATIVIGDIDPQAGGAVAEDLGALFVPVDVADEAAVNDLFDTAVKTCGSVDIAFNNAGISPPEDDLIEVTGLDAWDRVQNVNLKSVFLCCRAALRHMVPQQRGSIINTASFVAVMGSATSQISYTASKGGVLAMSRELGVQYARQGIRVNALCPGPVNTPLLQELFAKDPERAARRLVHVPVGRFAEPEELAAAVAFLASDDASFITASSFLVDGGISGHYVTPL, from the coding sequence ATGACCAGGGTGGATCTGACTCAGCGACTGGCCGGGAAGGTGGCCGTGGTCACCGGCGGTGCCAGCGGCATCGGCCTCGCGTCGGCGCGGCGAATGCAGGACGAGGGTGCCACGATCGTGATCGGCGACATCGACCCGCAGGCCGGCGGTGCGGTGGCCGAGGACCTCGGCGCGCTCTTCGTCCCCGTGGACGTCGCCGACGAGGCCGCGGTCAACGATCTCTTCGACACCGCGGTGAAAACCTGCGGTTCGGTCGACATCGCGTTCAACAACGCCGGAATCAGCCCGCCCGAGGACGACCTGATCGAGGTGACCGGCCTCGACGCGTGGGACCGCGTGCAGAACGTCAACCTCAAGTCGGTGTTCCTGTGCTGCAGGGCCGCACTGCGACACATGGTGCCGCAGCAGCGCGGGTCGATCATCAACACCGCATCCTTCGTGGCGGTGATGGGCTCGGCGACCTCGCAGATCTCCTATACGGCCTCCAAGGGTGGGGTGCTCGCGATGTCCCGCGAACTCGGTGTGCAGTACGCGCGTCAGGGCATTCGGGTCAACGCGCTGTGCCCGGGACCGGTCAACACCCCGCTGCTGCAGGAGTTGTTCGCCAAGGACCCCGAGCGCGCGGCGCGCCGCCTCGTGCACGTTCCGGTGGGCAGGTTCGCCGAACCCGAGGAACTCGCGGCCGCCGTCGCATTCCTGGCCAGCGATGACGCGTCGTTCATCACGGCGTCGAGCTTCCTGGTCGACGGCGGCATCAGCGGCCACTACGTCACGCCGCTGTAG
- the mqo gene encoding malate dehydrogenase (quinone), with translation MSDAKTSQTVKTDVVLVGAGIMSATLGALLRLVEPNWSITMIERLDGAAAESSDPWNNAGTGHSALCELNYTPENADGSIDISKAVTVNEQFQVSRQFWSHALESGVLTDARSFINPVPHVSFVEGADRVEYLRKRRDALASNPLFATTEFINDNDEFARRLPFMAAQRTFAEPVALNWTTDGTDIDFGALSKQLIGYGVRNGTSVLFGHEVRNLSKNSDGTWTVKVRNRRTGLVRRIEAKFVFVGAGGDALPLLQKSGIAEAKGYGGFPVGGQFLRTSNASVTAGHRAKVYGFPPLGAPPMSAPHLDTRIINGKQWLLFGPFAGWSPKFLKQGHFLDLPLSVKPDNLASMVGVGLTQMSLVNYLIAQLLMSEADRVDALRVFAPSAQDADWELSVAGQRVQVIKPAKGKGGTLEFGTTVLSAADGSIAGLLGASPGASTAVPAMLEVMERCFADQYAQWQPKLKEMIPSLGTKLSENPALFDEVWSWGTKVLGLEAGADAGAQALTVGADAPSPAHGSDDPEPAGVV, from the coding sequence GTGTCAGACGCCAAGACAAGTCAGACAGTCAAGACCGACGTCGTGCTGGTGGGTGCCGGCATCATGAGCGCCACGCTCGGGGCGTTGCTGCGGTTGGTCGAGCCGAACTGGTCGATCACGATGATCGAACGCCTCGACGGGGCCGCCGCCGAGAGCAGCGATCCGTGGAACAACGCGGGCACCGGCCACTCGGCGCTGTGTGAGCTCAACTACACGCCCGAGAACGCCGACGGGTCGATCGACATCAGCAAGGCCGTCACCGTGAACGAGCAGTTCCAGGTGTCCCGGCAGTTCTGGTCACACGCGCTCGAGAGCGGCGTGCTGACCGACGCCCGCAGCTTCATCAACCCGGTGCCGCACGTGTCGTTCGTCGAGGGTGCCGACCGGGTCGAGTACCTGCGCAAGCGCCGCGACGCCCTGGCGTCGAACCCGCTGTTCGCGACCACCGAGTTCATCAACGACAACGACGAGTTCGCCCGCCGACTGCCGTTCATGGCCGCGCAGCGCACGTTCGCCGAACCCGTCGCGCTGAACTGGACCACCGACGGCACCGACATCGACTTCGGCGCACTGTCCAAGCAGCTCATCGGATACGGCGTGCGCAACGGCACGTCGGTGCTGTTCGGGCATGAGGTGCGCAACCTGTCGAAGAACTCCGACGGCACGTGGACGGTCAAGGTGCGCAATCGCCGCACGGGCCTGGTGCGTCGTATCGAAGCCAAGTTCGTGTTCGTCGGCGCGGGTGGCGACGCCCTGCCGCTGCTGCAGAAGTCGGGCATCGCCGAGGCCAAGGGCTACGGCGGCTTCCCGGTCGGCGGGCAGTTCCTGCGCACCTCCAACGCATCCGTCACCGCCGGTCATCGGGCCAAGGTGTACGGCTTCCCGCCCCTGGGCGCACCGCCGATGTCGGCACCGCACCTCGACACCCGCATCATCAACGGCAAGCAGTGGCTGCTGTTCGGCCCCTTCGCCGGATGGTCGCCCAAGTTCCTCAAGCAGGGCCACTTCCTCGACCTCCCACTGTCGGTCAAGCCGGACAACCTCGCCTCGATGGTCGGCGTCGGCCTGACACAGATGAGCCTGGTGAACTACCTGATCGCCCAGCTCCTGATGTCGGAGGCCGACCGGGTCGATGCGCTGCGGGTCTTCGCGCCCAGTGCGCAGGACGCCGACTGGGAACTGTCGGTGGCCGGTCAGCGCGTGCAGGTCATCAAGCCCGCGAAGGGCAAGGGCGGCACGCTCGAGTTCGGCACCACGGTGCTCTCGGCGGCCGACGGCAGCATCGCCGGCCTGCTGGGCGCCTCGCCGGGTGCGTCCACCGCGGTGCCCGCGATGCTCGAGGTCATGGAGCGCTGCTTCGCCGACCAGTACGCGCAGTGGCAGCCCAAGCTCAAGGAGATGATCCCGTCGCTGGGCACCAAGCTCTCGGAGAACCCCGCGCTGTTCGACGAGGTGTGGTCGTGGGGCACCAAGGTCCTGGGCCTGGAGGCCGGTGCCGATGCGGGTGCGCAGGCGCTCACGGTCGGTGCCGACGCCCCCTCGCCCGCGCACGGCAGCGACGATCCCGAGCCTGCGGGCGTGGTGTGA
- a CDS encoding PDGLE domain-containing protein, translating to MTGRRFWIVFALAIVAVAGGVSYFASSSPDGLDATTLRGCEVVEVDGVEELTGDCIAQHASDHQLSASPLADYTIFGHEYSGGLAGVLGVVVVAGVAFGAFRLIARQRATKD from the coding sequence ATGACCGGGCGCAGATTCTGGATCGTCTTCGCGCTGGCCATCGTCGCGGTCGCCGGTGGAGTGTCGTACTTCGCCAGTTCGTCGCCCGACGGCCTCGATGCGACGACGTTGCGCGGGTGCGAGGTGGTCGAGGTCGACGGTGTCGAAGAGTTGACCGGCGACTGCATCGCGCAGCACGCGAGTGACCATCAGCTGTCGGCGTCACCGCTGGCCGACTACACGATCTTCGGCCACGAGTACAGCGGCGGCCTGGCCGGTGTGTTGGGCGTCGTGGTGGTGGCCGGTGTCGCGTTCGGCGCGTTCCGTCTGATCGCCCGCCAGCGCGCCACCAAGGACTGA
- the mtr gene encoding mycothione reductase, whose amino-acid sequence MDHFDLTIIGTGSGNSILDERYDSKRVAICEQGTFGGTCLNVGCIPTKMFVYVAEVAATIRESARYGIDARIDDVRWRDIVSRVFGRIDPIALGGQRYRRSSPNVTVFDSHTRFGPTRSDGRHVLRTEAGDEFTSDQVVIAAGARAVVPQAITDCGVEFHTSDTIMRIPDLPEHLVIIGGGFVAAEFAHVFSALGTRVTLVLRGATMLSYCDDDIGERFTDIASRKWELLMHRNVTGGSTDASGTTLHLDDGSTLHADAVLVATGRRPNGDLLDAGLAGVKVTDGGQVVVDEYQRTTARGIFALGDVSSDYQLKHVANHEARVVRHNLLQDWDDTEQLVPADHRFVPSAVFTDPQVACVGMTENEARAAGLNPKVKLQDYGDVAYGWAMEDTTGTAKIVVNADTGDILGAHIMGYQASTLIQPLIQAMSFGLRGQDMARGQYWIHPALPEVIENALLSLCGEPSWPPPKRH is encoded by the coding sequence GTGGACCATTTCGATCTGACGATCATCGGAACCGGCTCGGGCAACAGCATCCTCGACGAGCGCTACGACTCGAAGAGGGTGGCGATCTGTGAGCAGGGCACCTTCGGCGGCACCTGCCTCAACGTCGGGTGCATCCCGACCAAGATGTTCGTCTACGTCGCCGAAGTCGCCGCCACGATCCGGGAGTCCGCGCGGTACGGCATCGACGCCCGCATCGACGACGTGCGCTGGCGCGACATCGTGTCCCGGGTGTTCGGCCGCATCGACCCGATCGCATTGGGCGGGCAACGGTATCGGCGGTCCTCCCCCAACGTCACGGTGTTCGATTCGCACACCCGGTTCGGCCCCACCCGCTCCGACGGCCGCCATGTGCTGCGCACCGAGGCGGGCGACGAGTTCACCTCGGATCAGGTGGTGATCGCCGCTGGCGCCCGCGCCGTTGTGCCGCAGGCGATCACCGACTGCGGCGTCGAATTCCACACCAGCGACACCATCATGCGGATTCCGGACCTGCCGGAGCACCTTGTGATCATCGGTGGCGGGTTTGTCGCCGCGGAGTTCGCGCATGTGTTCTCGGCGTTGGGAACTCGGGTCACCTTGGTGCTGCGGGGGGCGACCATGCTGTCCTACTGCGACGACGACATCGGCGAGCGGTTCACCGACATCGCATCGCGCAAGTGGGAACTGCTGATGCACCGCAACGTCACCGGCGGGAGCACGGACGCCAGCGGCACCACACTGCACCTCGACGACGGTTCGACGTTGCATGCCGACGCGGTCCTGGTCGCGACGGGACGCCGCCCCAACGGCGATCTGCTGGACGCCGGACTGGCCGGGGTCAAGGTCACCGACGGCGGTCAGGTCGTCGTCGACGAGTACCAACGCACCACCGCGCGTGGCATTTTCGCGCTCGGCGACGTCAGCTCGGACTATCAGCTCAAGCACGTCGCCAACCACGAGGCCCGCGTGGTGCGGCACAACCTGCTGCAGGACTGGGACGACACCGAGCAGTTGGTGCCCGCCGATCACCGGTTCGTGCCGTCAGCGGTGTTCACCGACCCGCAGGTCGCGTGTGTCGGCATGACTGAGAACGAGGCCCGCGCAGCGGGTCTCAACCCCAAGGTCAAGCTCCAGGATTACGGCGACGTGGCCTACGGGTGGGCCATGGAGGACACCACAGGGACGGCCAAGATCGTCGTCAACGCCGACACCGGCGACATCCTCGGCGCGCACATCATGGGCTATCAGGCCTCGACGCTGATTCAGCCGCTGATCCAGGCCATGAGCTTCGGCCTGCGCGGGCAGGACATGGCCCGCGGGCAGTACTGGATCCATCCGGCGCTGCCCGAGGTGATCGAGAACGCGCTGCTGTCCCTGTGCGGTGAACCGTCCTGGCCGCCACCCAAGCGGCACTGA
- a CDS encoding gamma-glutamyl-gamma-aminobutyrate hydrolase family protein produces the protein MSGSEPLRPVLGLTTYLQQAQTGVWDVRASFLPAIYLEGITSAGGVATLLPPQPVDDAIVARVLDGLDGLVLTGGRDVDPASYGQVRHARSDEPARDRDAWEFALLRGALARRLPVLGICRGAQVLNVALGGTLHQHLPDVVGHDRHQVGNAMFTTSSVRTVAGTRTAALVGESTDAQCYHHQAIAEVGRGLVVSAHDVDGVIEAVELDPGAHPDMFCVAVQWHPEERLDDLRLFAGAVEAARAYAGARRREAG, from the coding sequence TTGAGCGGTTCTGAGCCCCTGCGCCCGGTGCTGGGCCTGACCACCTATCTGCAGCAGGCGCAGACCGGAGTGTGGGATGTGCGCGCGAGCTTCCTGCCCGCGATCTACCTCGAGGGCATCACGTCGGCCGGTGGTGTCGCGACGCTGCTGCCGCCGCAACCGGTCGACGACGCGATCGTCGCGCGTGTGCTCGACGGCCTCGACGGCCTGGTGCTGACCGGCGGGCGCGACGTCGATCCGGCCAGTTACGGGCAGGTGCGGCACGCCAGATCCGATGAGCCCGCGCGGGATCGCGACGCATGGGAGTTCGCGCTGCTGCGTGGGGCACTCGCACGTCGCCTGCCTGTCCTCGGGATCTGCCGCGGCGCCCAGGTGCTCAACGTGGCGCTCGGCGGCACGTTGCACCAGCACCTGCCCGACGTCGTCGGCCACGACCGGCATCAGGTCGGCAACGCGATGTTCACCACGTCGTCGGTGCGCACGGTGGCGGGCACCCGAACCGCGGCACTGGTGGGTGAGTCCACCGACGCGCAGTGCTACCACCATCAGGCGATCGCCGAGGTCGGCCGCGGCCTCGTGGTCAGTGCGCATGATGTCGACGGGGTCATCGAGGCGGTCGAGTTGGATCCCGGCGCCCACCCGGACATGTTCTGCGTCGCGGTGCAGTGGCACCCAGAAGAGCGTCTGGACGATCTGCGGTTGTTCGCCGGCGCGGTCGAGGCGGCGCGCGCGTATGCGGGTGCGAGAAGGAGAGAGGCCGGATGA